A DNA window from Caulobacter mirabilis contains the following coding sequences:
- a CDS encoding MFS transporter: protein MSLQTPTALSRVNLHYAIQAFAQAAGGVFLLAVLLKAGVSVPVALLFQAGIVAGRFVLRPMVLPLAKRTGIKPLLIAGTLATAAYYALFAYLGGPGPILILLSAVSSIGYLLYWLSFHAYFAALGDPAQRGGQVGLREAMVAGVGVVAPLAGAWALTAGGPKIAFLLVGLVQALAIVPLIGAPNVPVARTPPEGYRMPRLGLGLMFGDGLFAAGYHFVWLIALFLTLGESYAAFGGAAAVAAIAGAAGALFLGRRIDTGRGRRAVVIAYAAAAVIIVLRALGVGTPWLAVLANAGGALMVALVTPVMMTPVYNLSKGSNCTLRFHIATEGAWDAGCFVGCVGAAALVAAGLPLSVPILIALAAIALLVAQLLRYYGRLQA from the coding sequence ATGTCGCTTCAGACCCCGACCGCGCTGAGCCGCGTCAACCTGCACTACGCGATCCAGGCCTTCGCCCAGGCGGCCGGCGGCGTCTTCCTGCTGGCCGTCCTGCTCAAGGCGGGCGTCTCCGTCCCGGTCGCCCTGCTGTTCCAGGCCGGCATCGTCGCCGGTCGCTTCGTGCTGCGCCCGATGGTGCTGCCGCTGGCCAAGCGCACCGGCATCAAGCCCCTACTCATCGCCGGCACCCTGGCCACGGCGGCCTACTACGCCCTGTTCGCCTACCTGGGCGGCCCCGGCCCGATCCTGATCCTGCTCAGCGCCGTCAGCTCGATCGGCTATCTGCTCTACTGGCTGAGCTTCCACGCCTATTTCGCCGCCTTGGGAGATCCGGCCCAGCGCGGCGGTCAGGTCGGCCTGCGCGAGGCGATGGTCGCGGGGGTCGGCGTCGTCGCGCCGCTGGCCGGAGCCTGGGCGCTGACCGCCGGCGGGCCGAAGATCGCCTTCCTGCTGGTCGGGCTGGTCCAGGCCCTGGCCATCGTCCCGCTGATCGGCGCGCCGAACGTACCGGTCGCCCGCACGCCGCCCGAGGGCTACCGCATGCCCAGGCTTGGTCTGGGCCTGATGTTCGGCGACGGGCTGTTCGCGGCCGGCTACCACTTCGTCTGGCTGATCGCCCTCTTCCTGACCCTCGGCGAGAGCTACGCCGCGTTCGGCGGGGCGGCGGCGGTCGCGGCGATCGCCGGAGCCGCCGGCGCCCTGTTCCTGGGCCGGCGCATCGACACCGGGCGCGGCCGGCGCGCCGTCGTCATCGCCTACGCGGCCGCGGCCGTCATCATCGTCCTGCGCGCCCTGGGCGTGGGGACGCCCTGGCTGGCGGTGCTGGCCAACGCCGGCGGCGCGCTGATGGTCGCCCTGGTCACGCCGGTGATGATGACGCCGGTCTACAATCTGTCGAAGGGCTCCAACTGCACCCTGCGCTTCCATATCGCCACCGAAGGGGCCTGGGACGCCGGCTGTTTCGTCGGCTGCGTCGGCGCGGCGGCGTTGGTCGCGGCCGGCCTGCCGCTGTCGGTCCCGATCCTGATCGCCCTCGCCGCCATCGCCCTGCTGGTCGCGCAACTGCTGCGCTACTACGGCCGTCTTCAGGCCTGA
- a CDS encoding enoyl-CoA hydratase/isomerase codes for MDYTKIKVELTDGVAVVTLNDPATMNAAGLDLAAELSHAFASIAAGKIAARAVVLTGEGRGFCSGANLSGGGAAGREADVDGKPDAGRALETVYNPLVNQMRDLPVPLVTAVNGAAAGVGCSFALLGDLIIAGESAYFLQAFRRIGLVPDGGSTYLLSRAVGRARAMEMALLGEKIGAAKALEWGLVNRVVPDAELQAAALELAKELASGPASLGAIRKLIWEGLDNDWGGQLTAERKAQKLAGKTEDFVEGVSAFLQKRVAAFKGK; via the coding sequence TTGGACTACACGAAGATCAAGGTCGAGCTGACCGACGGCGTAGCCGTGGTCACGCTGAACGACCCCGCCACCATGAACGCCGCCGGCCTGGACCTGGCCGCCGAGCTGAGCCACGCCTTCGCCAGCATCGCCGCCGGCAAGATCGCCGCCCGCGCGGTGGTGCTGACCGGCGAGGGCCGCGGCTTCTGCTCCGGCGCCAACCTGTCGGGCGGCGGCGCCGCCGGCCGCGAGGCGGACGTCGACGGCAAGCCGGACGCCGGCCGCGCCCTGGAAACGGTCTACAATCCTCTGGTCAACCAGATGCGCGACCTGCCCGTGCCGCTGGTCACCGCGGTGAACGGCGCGGCGGCCGGGGTCGGCTGCTCGTTCGCCCTGCTCGGCGACCTGATCATCGCCGGCGAGAGCGCCTACTTCCTGCAGGCCTTCCGCCGCATCGGCCTGGTGCCGGACGGCGGCTCGACCTACCTGCTGAGCCGCGCCGTCGGCCGGGCCCGCGCCATGGAGATGGCCCTGCTCGGCGAGAAGATCGGCGCCGCCAAGGCGCTGGAATGGGGCCTGGTCAACCGCGTCGTCCCCGACGCCGAGCTGCAGGCCGCCGCTCTGGAGCTGGCCAAGGAGCTGGCCAGCGGCCCGGCCTCGCTGGGCGCGATCCGCAAGCTGATCTGGGAAGGGCTGGACAACGACTGGGGCGGCCAGCTGACCGCCGAGCGCAAGGCCCAGAAGCTCGCCGGCAAGACCGAGGACTTCGTCGAGGGCGTCAGCGCCTTCCTCCAGAAGCGCGTGGCGGCGTTCAAGGGCAAGTAG
- a CDS encoding TfoX/Sxy family protein produces the protein MAVSAEFKDQVQEALGGLGMLKFKGMFGGASVSVGDVNFGLIFGETLYLKVDDLNRAAFEATDSEPFVYAMKNGKTGRLHYWRLPEAAWDDPDAAERWARLAIDAALRAKQPKTKKGRAMREDIGPGPWDG, from the coding sequence ATGGCGGTCAGCGCCGAGTTCAAGGATCAGGTCCAGGAGGCGTTGGGGGGCCTGGGAATGTTGAAATTCAAGGGAATGTTCGGCGGGGCCAGCGTCTCGGTCGGCGACGTCAACTTCGGCCTGATCTTCGGCGAGACCCTGTATCTGAAGGTCGACGACCTCAACCGCGCGGCCTTCGAGGCGACCGACTCGGAGCCGTTCGTCTACGCCATGAAGAACGGCAAGACCGGACGGCTGCACTACTGGCGGCTGCCGGAGGCGGCCTGGGACGATCCGGACGCGGCCGAGCGCTGGGCCCGGTTGGCGATCGACGCGGCGCTGAGGGCCAAGCAGCCGAAAACGAAGAAGGGCCGGGCGATGCGCGAGGACATCGGGCCCGGCCCTTGGGATGGGTGA
- a CDS encoding TetR/AcrR family transcriptional regulator, translated as MSAKPRIERAALEVFVRDGVDAATTRAIAAQAGVSEGALYRHYRSKDELAITLFMTIHRRLSTLIEASAAEATGVKAKAAAIVKAYCLVADEDWLTFAFHLTQIHRFIPYYQEDGKDPVTVTENVIKQAMIGAELPPADPRVLAAMAIGVITQTAQNKAYGRIGDDPLSAHAPLMTAAVQAVLFAR; from the coding sequence ATGTCCGCCAAGCCTCGCATCGAGCGCGCCGCCCTGGAAGTCTTCGTTCGCGACGGCGTCGACGCCGCCACGACCCGGGCCATCGCGGCCCAGGCGGGGGTGTCGGAAGGCGCCCTCTATCGCCACTACCGGTCCAAGGACGAGCTGGCGATCACCCTGTTCATGACCATCCACCGCCGTCTCTCGACCCTGATCGAGGCCAGCGCGGCCGAGGCGACCGGCGTCAAGGCCAAGGCCGCCGCCATCGTGAAGGCCTACTGCCTGGTCGCCGACGAGGACTGGCTGACCTTCGCCTTCCACCTGACCCAGATCCACCGCTTCATCCCCTACTACCAGGAGGACGGGAAGGATCCGGTCACGGTGACCGAAAACGTGATCAAACAGGCGATGATCGGCGCCGAGCTGCCGCCGGCCGACCCCCGCGTGCTGGCCGCCATGGCCATCGGCGTGATCACCCAGACAGCCCAGAACAAGGCCTACGGCCGGATCGGGGACGACCCCCTTTCCGCCCACGCCCCGCTCATGACCGCGGCCGTCCAGGCCGTTCTCTTCGCCCGTTAG
- a CDS encoding lysophospholipid acyltransferase family protein, whose translation MTFRNRLFNAYYWVLSIFYGLTAALCALFPGRGLMTGAIKLYTRRMLWAMRTFAGIKIDLRGQEKLPEGAFIIAAKHHSWGDGFVMFANVPNLSFVTGDHMERFPLVGAILRKFGAIIVNSCGGPEAREALSRSAAQVAKEGRRILIYPEGHLARPGERFRYRTGVYYMSKDFDLPVVPVATNLGLFWEQTSKIKTPGTATIEFLDPIPTGLEKDEFLRRLETVVETRSQELIAMATSEPVRPSVLVPTPNEARAAEAA comes from the coding sequence ATGACCTTCCGCAATCGACTGTTCAACGCCTACTACTGGGTGCTGTCGATCTTCTACGGCCTGACCGCCGCCCTCTGCGCCCTGTTTCCGGGCCGCGGCCTGATGACCGGGGCGATCAAGCTCTACACCCGCCGAATGCTGTGGGCGATGCGGACCTTCGCCGGCATCAAGATCGATCTGCGCGGCCAGGAGAAGCTGCCGGAGGGCGCCTTCATCATCGCCGCCAAGCACCATAGCTGGGGCGACGGCTTCGTGATGTTCGCCAATGTGCCGAACCTCAGCTTCGTGACCGGCGACCATATGGAGCGCTTCCCGCTGGTCGGGGCCATCCTGCGCAAGTTCGGGGCGATCATCGTCAACAGCTGCGGCGGCCCGGAAGCCCGCGAGGCCCTGTCGCGGAGCGCGGCCCAGGTGGCCAAGGAAGGCCGCCGCATCCTGATCTATCCGGAAGGCCACCTGGCCAGGCCGGGCGAGCGGTTCCGCTACCGCACCGGCGTCTACTACATGTCCAAGGACTTCGACCTGCCGGTGGTGCCGGTGGCGACGAACCTCGGCCTGTTCTGGGAGCAGACCTCGAAGATCAAGACGCCGGGGACGGCCACCATCGAGTTCCTCGACCCGATCCCGACCGGCCTCGAGAAGGACGAGTTCCTGCGCCGCCTGGAGACCGTGGTCGAAACCCGCAGCCAGGAACTGATCGCCATGGCCACGAGCGAGCCGGTCCGGCCGAGCGTCCTGGTCCCGACGCCGAACGAGGCCCGGGCGGCAGAGGCGGCCTAG
- a CDS encoding endonuclease domain-containing protein: MDRVGNARRLRQEQTGAERKLWSILRGWKLDGFKFRRQMPIDRYFADFACVEAKLVIELDGGQHAERVAYDAARTEVLEGCGWTVRRFWNAAVLTETTAVVDAILRELRLARP, translated from the coding sequence ATGGATCGTGTGGGGAACGCCAGGCGGCTGCGACAGGAGCAGACCGGTGCGGAGCGAAAGCTCTGGTCGATCCTGCGTGGGTGGAAACTCGACGGTTTCAAGTTCCGCCGGCAGATGCCGATCGACAGGTATTTCGCCGACTTCGCCTGCGTGGAAGCCAAGCTCGTCATCGAGCTGGACGGCGGCCAGCATGCCGAACGGGTCGCGTATGATGCGGCGCGGACCGAGGTCCTGGAAGGTTGCGGCTGGACCGTCCGGCGATTCTGGAACGCGGCCGTGCTCACGGAGACCACGGCCGTCGTCGATGCGATCCTCAGGGAGCTGAGGCTGGCCCGCCCCTAG
- a CDS encoding HesB/IscA family protein — MTMEPQINAPRPRRPRPKIVTLTDAAATRVKEIMARKAEQEPDKPYAGLRVGVKNSGCAGQEYILAYAEAADPLDEVVEDKGVTILIEPKAVLFLVGTEIDYEITRLSSKFVFRNPNETDACGCGESVTIEPAKTPLL, encoded by the coding sequence ATGACGATGGAACCGCAGATCAACGCTCCGAGACCCCGCCGCCCGCGGCCCAAGATCGTCACCCTGACCGACGCCGCCGCGACGCGGGTCAAGGAGATCATGGCCCGCAAGGCGGAGCAGGAGCCCGACAAGCCCTACGCCGGCCTGCGCGTGGGCGTGAAGAACAGCGGCTGCGCCGGCCAGGAGTACATCCTCGCCTACGCCGAGGCCGCCGATCCGCTGGACGAGGTGGTCGAGGACAAGGGCGTCACCATCCTGATCGAGCCCAAGGCCGTCCTGTTCCTGGTCGGCACCGAGATCGACTACGAGATCACCCGCCTGTCGTCGAAGTTCGTGTTCCGCAACCCGAACGAGACCGACGCCTGCGGCTGTGGGGAAAGCGTGACGATCGAACCGGCTAAAACCCCTCTCCTTTAG
- a CDS encoding SUF system Fe-S cluster assembly protein codes for MTEISTASDKPSALSQKELDSLTDQLVEKLKTVFDPEIPVDIYELGLIYKVDVSDEKDVKIDMTLTAPGCPVAGEMPGWVEDAVMEIPGLKSCSVDLVFDPPWDQSRMSDEAKLQLNMF; via the coding sequence ATGACCGAGATCAGCACCGCGTCCGACAAGCCGTCCGCTCTGAGCCAGAAGGAGCTCGACTCGCTGACCGATCAGCTGGTCGAGAAGCTCAAGACCGTGTTCGACCCGGAGATCCCGGTCGACATCTACGAGCTGGGCCTGATCTACAAGGTCGACGTCTCGGACGAGAAGGACGTGAAGATCGACATGACCCTGACCGCGCCGGGCTGCCCGGTGGCCGGCGAGATGCCGGGCTGGGTCGAGGACGCGGTCATGGAGATCCCGGGCCTGAAGTCCTGCTCGGTCGACCTGGTGTTCGACCCGCCGTGGGACCAGTCGCGCATGAGCGACGAGGCCAAGCTGCAGCTGAACATGTTCTGA
- a CDS encoding aminotransferase class V-fold PLP-dependent enzyme, whose product MAFDAEAVRAQFPILSRQVNGRPLVYLDNAASAQKPRAVIEAITRTMEGSYANVHRGLHTLANETTEAYEKARESVAAFIGCSRDEIIFTKGGTEAINLVAATFGLGLKAGDEIVLTQMEHHSNIVPWHLLRERKGVVLRFIPVLDDGSLDLEAARNLIGERTRLVAFTHMSNVLGTLNPVKALTEMAHAAGAAVLVDGCQGAVHARVDVKDLDVDFYVATGHKLYGPTGIGILYGKAERLAVLPPYQGGGEMIGYVREDEITYAEPPMRFEAGTPPIIEAIALGAAVDWIMSLDRDAVLAHEHALYRRVVERLDGANWLRILGTAEGKGAILSFTVADAHPHDIAQILDKQGVAIRAGTHCAEPLMARFGLTASSRASFALYNTEAEADAFVDALVKARSFFA is encoded by the coding sequence GTGGCCTTTGATGCAGAAGCCGTCCGCGCCCAGTTTCCGATCCTGTCGCGCCAGGTGAACGGCCGGCCGCTGGTCTATCTGGACAACGCGGCCAGCGCCCAGAAGCCGCGCGCGGTGATCGAGGCGATCACTCGGACCATGGAGGGCAGCTACGCCAACGTCCATCGCGGTCTGCACACGCTCGCCAACGAAACGACAGAAGCCTATGAAAAAGCCCGCGAAAGCGTCGCCGCCTTCATAGGCTGTTCGCGCGACGAGATCATCTTCACCAAGGGGGGCACCGAGGCGATCAACCTGGTCGCCGCGACCTTCGGCCTGGGGCTGAAGGCCGGCGACGAGATCGTCCTCACCCAGATGGAGCACCACTCCAACATCGTGCCCTGGCACCTGCTGCGCGAGCGCAAGGGCGTGGTGCTGCGCTTCATCCCGGTGCTGGACGACGGCTCGCTGGATCTGGAAGCGGCCCGGAACCTGATCGGCGAGAGGACCAGGCTGGTCGCCTTCACCCACATGTCCAATGTGCTGGGCACGCTGAACCCGGTGAAGGCCCTGACCGAGATGGCCCATGCCGCCGGCGCGGCGGTGCTGGTCGACGGTTGTCAGGGCGCGGTCCACGCCAGGGTCGATGTGAAGGACCTGGACGTCGACTTCTACGTCGCCACCGGCCACAAGCTGTACGGTCCCACTGGGATCGGCATCCTGTACGGCAAGGCCGAGCGGCTGGCCGTCCTGCCGCCCTACCAGGGCGGCGGCGAGATGATCGGCTATGTCCGTGAGGATGAGATCACCTACGCCGAGCCGCCGATGCGGTTCGAGGCCGGCACCCCGCCGATCATCGAGGCGATCGCGCTGGGCGCGGCGGTCGACTGGATCATGAGCCTGGACCGCGACGCGGTGCTGGCCCACGAGCACGCGCTGTACCGGCGGGTCGTCGAACGGCTGGACGGCGCCAACTGGCTGCGGATCCTCGGCACGGCGGAGGGGAAGGGGGCCATCCTCAGCTTCACCGTCGCCGACGCCCACCCGCACGACATCGCCCAGATCCTGGACAAGCAGGGGGTCGCGATCCGCGCCGGAACCCACTGCGCCGAGCCGCTGATGGCCCGTTTCGGCCTGACGGCGAGCAGCCGCGCCTCCTTCGCCCTATATAACACCGAGGCCGAGGCCGACGCGTTCGTGGACGCGCTGGTCAAGGCCCGCAGCTTCTTCGCCTGA
- the sufD gene encoding Fe-S cluster assembly protein SufD produces the protein MSLAKAIETGDLTQLPSRRDEDWRWTDLRGLLRALPPASPEAQIAPGGPFEAAGGEELSVVNGRVAGAAGLIVEGERLVRLRFVSTALGSHAAKVKIEIKPGASLHLLESYEAQADGAVASAEVDIVLGEGARLERVVLVQDGPESVTVSQARIFLAAGAEMGQTVLTSGGRRQRIETHVAHPGIHATIRMDGAYLLRDQRHADLTTVVTHGGLDGTTSQLTKGVVHDQARGVFQGRIVVEHGADKTDARMGHHALILSDKAEIDAKPELLIFADDVQCAHGNTIGALDENALFYARQRGIPLDEAKALLTAAFVGEVVDRIAYEPAREVAAAWVAAQLGRAG, from the coding sequence GTGAGTCTGGCCAAGGCCATCGAGACCGGCGACCTGACCCAGCTGCCGTCGCGCCGCGACGAGGACTGGCGCTGGACCGACTTGCGCGGGCTGCTGCGCGCGCTGCCGCCGGCCTCGCCGGAAGCGCAAATCGCGCCGGGCGGGCCGTTCGAGGCGGCGGGCGGCGAAGAGCTGTCCGTCGTCAACGGCCGTGTCGCCGGCGCCGCCGGGCTGATCGTCGAGGGTGAGCGGCTGGTCCGCCTGCGCTTCGTCTCGACGGCCCTGGGCAGCCATGCCGCCAAGGTCAAGATCGAGATCAAGCCGGGCGCGTCGCTGCACCTGCTGGAGAGCTACGAGGCCCAGGCCGACGGCGCGGTCGCCAGCGCCGAGGTCGACATCGTACTGGGCGAGGGCGCGCGGCTGGAGCGGGTGGTCCTGGTCCAGGACGGCCCCGAGAGCGTCACCGTCTCCCAGGCCCGCATCTTCCTGGCCGCCGGCGCCGAGATGGGCCAGACGGTCCTGACCAGCGGCGGTCGCCGCCAGCGCATCGAGACCCATGTCGCACATCCCGGGATACACGCCACGATCCGGATGGACGGCGCCTACCTGCTACGAGACCAGCGCCACGCCGACTTGACCACCGTGGTCACCCACGGCGGCCTGGACGGGACGACCTCGCAGCTGACCAAGGGCGTGGTCCACGACCAGGCTCGCGGGGTGTTCCAGGGGCGGATCGTCGTCGAGCACGGCGCCGACAAGACCGACGCCCGCATGGGCCACCACGCGCTGATCCTGTCGGACAAGGCCGAGATCGACGCCAAGCCCGAGCTGCTGATCTTCGCCGACGACGTCCAGTGCGCCCACGGCAACACCATCGGCGCGCTCGACGAGAACGCCCTGTTCTACGCCCGCCAGCGCGGCATTCCGCTGGACGAGGCCAAGGCCCTGCTCACCGCCGCCTTCGTTGGCGAGGTGGTCGACCGCATCGCCTACGAACCGGCCCGCGAGGTCGCCGCCGCCTGGGTCGCCGCGCAGCTGGGGAGGGCCGGGTAG
- the sufC gene encoding Fe-S cluster assembly ATPase SufC, whose translation MLSINNLHATVADKPIINGLTLDVPAGEVHAIMGPNGAGKSTLSYVLTGREGYEVVDGTATLDGEDLLSLEPNERAAKGLFLSFQYPLEIPGVPALTFIRTAVNAQRKARGQDEISAPEFLKRARAVATSLKIDFDMLKRALNVGFSGGEKKRMEIFQMAMLEPRFLILDETDSGLDIDALRIVSEGVNAMRSPDRAMLVITHYQRLLDYIKPDRVHVLSAGRIVASGGPELAHELERDGYDKYVRAAA comes from the coding sequence ATGCTTTCGATCAACAACCTCCACGCCACGGTCGCCGACAAGCCGATCATCAACGGCCTGACTCTCGACGTCCCCGCGGGCGAGGTGCACGCCATCATGGGGCCGAACGGGGCCGGCAAGTCGACGCTGAGCTACGTGCTGACCGGCCGCGAGGGCTACGAGGTCGTCGACGGAACCGCGACCCTGGACGGCGAGGACCTGCTGAGCCTGGAGCCCAACGAGCGGGCGGCCAAGGGGCTGTTCCTGTCCTTCCAGTATCCGCTTGAAATCCCGGGCGTTCCGGCCCTGACCTTCATCCGCACCGCGGTCAACGCCCAGCGTAAGGCGCGCGGCCAGGACGAGATCAGCGCGCCGGAGTTCCTCAAGCGCGCCCGCGCCGTGGCGACTTCGCTGAAGATCGACTTCGACATGCTCAAGCGGGCCCTGAACGTCGGCTTCTCGGGCGGCGAGAAGAAGCGCATGGAGATCTTCCAGATGGCCATGCTGGAGCCGCGCTTCCTGATCCTGGACGAGACCGACAGCGGCCTGGACATCGACGCGCTGCGCATCGTGTCCGAAGGCGTCAACGCCATGCGCTCGCCGGACCGCGCCATGCTGGTGATCACCCACTACCAGCGGCTGCTCGACTACATCAAACCCGACCGCGTGCACGTGCTGAGCGCCGGCCGCATCGTCGCCTCGGGCGGGCCCGAACTGGCCCATGAGCTCGAGCGCGACGGCTACGACAAGTACGTGAGGGCCGCCGCGTGA
- a CDS encoding VOC family protein, whose translation MLRAIDHVQIAIPVGGEERARPFYRDLLGLAEVPKPAEMAKRGGAWFEAGAIKVHLGVEQDFRANTKAHVAFQVDDVADIAARARVAGYDTKSDDDLEGYERVFIYDPFGNRLEFLRPLRGSE comes from the coding sequence GTGCTCCGCGCCATCGACCATGTCCAGATCGCGATCCCCGTCGGCGGGGAGGAGCGGGCGCGTCCGTTCTATCGCGACCTGCTGGGCCTGGCCGAGGTTCCCAAGCCGGCCGAGATGGCCAAGCGCGGCGGGGCCTGGTTCGAGGCCGGCGCGATCAAGGTGCATCTCGGCGTCGAGCAGGACTTCCGCGCCAACACCAAGGCGCATGTGGCTTTCCAGGTCGACGACGTAGCGGATATCGCCGCGCGCGCCCGGGTTGCCGGCTACGACACGAAATCCGATGACGATCTCGAAGGTTACGAGCGCGTCTTCATCTACGATCCCTTCGGCAATCGCTTGGAGTTTCTCAGGCCCCTGAGAGGTTCCGAATGA
- the sufB gene encoding Fe-S cluster assembly protein SufB: protein MAAVKETVDAVAELEKYEHGFVTDIEQEFAPKGLNPDIVRFISAKKGEPEWMLQWRLEAFERWQAMDEPDWAKVSYPKIDYQDAYYYAAPTKKEGPKSLDEVDPELLETYAKLGIPLKEQEVLAGVAGAPKYAVDAVFDSVSVVTTFKKELAQAGVIFCSMSEAVREHPELVRKYLGSVVPVSDNYFACLNSAVFSDGSFVYVPPGVRCPMELSTYFRINAAESGQFERTLIIADKGAYVSYLEGCTAPMRDENQLHAAVVELVILEDAEIKYSTVQNWYPGDPKTGKGGIYNFVTKRADCREDRAKVSWTQVETGSAITWKYPSCVLRGEGSSGEFYSIAVTNGFQQADTGTKMIHLGANTKSRIISKGISAGKSSNTYRGLVSAHPKAKGARNFTQCDSLLIGKDCAAHTVPYIEARNGQSVFEHEATTTRLSEDQLFYCQQRGLDEEAAVALLVNGFVKDVLQELPMEFAVEAQKLVAISLEGSVG from the coding sequence ATGGCTGCGGTGAAGGAAACCGTCGACGCGGTCGCCGAGCTCGAGAAGTACGAGCACGGCTTCGTCACCGACATCGAGCAGGAGTTCGCGCCCAAGGGCCTGAACCCCGACATCGTGCGCTTCATCTCGGCCAAGAAGGGCGAGCCGGAGTGGATGCTGCAATGGCGGCTGGAGGCGTTCGAGCGCTGGCAGGCCATGGACGAGCCCGACTGGGCCAAGGTCAGCTATCCGAAGATCGACTACCAGGACGCCTACTACTACGCCGCCCCGACCAAGAAGGAGGGGCCAAAGTCCCTCGACGAGGTCGATCCGGAGCTGCTGGAGACCTACGCCAAGCTCGGCATCCCGCTGAAGGAGCAGGAGGTCCTGGCCGGCGTCGCCGGTGCGCCGAAGTACGCCGTCGACGCGGTGTTCGACAGCGTCAGCGTGGTCACCACCTTCAAGAAGGAGCTGGCCCAGGCCGGCGTCATCTTCTGCTCGATGAGCGAGGCGGTGCGCGAGCATCCCGAGCTGGTCCGCAAGTACCTCGGCTCGGTCGTGCCGGTCAGCGACAACTACTTCGCCTGCCTGAACAGCGCCGTCTTCAGCGACGGCAGCTTCGTATATGTGCCGCCCGGCGTGCGCTGCCCGATGGAGCTGTCGACCTATTTCCGCATCAACGCCGCCGAGAGCGGCCAGTTCGAGCGGACCCTGATCATCGCCGACAAGGGCGCCTACGTCTCCTATCTGGAAGGCTGCACGGCCCCGATGCGGGACGAGAACCAGCTGCACGCCGCCGTGGTCGAGCTGGTCATCCTGGAAGACGCCGAGATCAAATACTCGACGGTCCAGAACTGGTACCCGGGCGATCCCAAGACCGGGAAGGGCGGCATCTACAACTTCGTCACCAAGCGCGCCGACTGCCGCGAGGACCGGGCCAAGGTCAGCTGGACCCAGGTCGAGACCGGCTCGGCGATCACCTGGAAGTATCCGTCCTGCGTCCTGCGGGGCGAGGGCAGCTCCGGCGAGTTCTATTCGATCGCGGTGACCAACGGCTTCCAGCAGGCTGACACCGGCACCAAGATGATCCACCTGGGCGCCAACACGAAGTCGCGGATCATCTCCAAAGGGATTTCGGCGGGCAAGTCGTCCAACACCTACCGCGGCCTGGTCTCGGCCCACCCCAAGGCCAAGGGCGCGCGCAACTTCACCCAGTGCGACAGCCTGCTGATCGGCAAGGACTGCGCCGCCCACACCGTGCCCTACATCGAGGCCCGCAACGGCCAGTCGGTGTTCGAGCACGAGGCGACCACGACCCGCCTCTCCGAAGACCAGCTGTTCTATTGCCAGCAGCGCGGCCTGGACGAGGAGGCCGCCGTGGCCCTGCTGGTCAACGGCTTCGTCAAGGACGTCCTCCAGGAGCTCCCGATGGAGTTCGCCGTCGAGGCCCAGAAGCTGGTGGCGATCTCGCTGGAAGGCTCGGTCGGCTAG